ATGCGTTACACCGAGTGCCGGATGGCCGACGCGACGTCACTGATGACCGAGTCCATCGACGAGGACACGGTCGATTTCACGCCGAACTACGACGGTCAGGAGCAGGAGCCCGTCGCCCTGCCCGCCGCCTTCCCGAACCTCCTGGTCAACGGCGCGTCGGGCATCGCCGTCGGCATGGCCACCAACATGCCGCCGCACAACCTGAGCGAGGTCATCGCCGCCGCCCGCCACCTCATCCGGCACCCGGGCGCCGACCTCGAGACGCTGATGAAGCACATCCCGGGCCCCGACCTGCCCACCGGCGGCCGGATCGTCGGCCTCTCCGGGATCAGGGACGCGTACGAGAAGGGCCGCGGCACCTTCAAGATCCGTGCCACCGTGGCAGTGGAGACCGTGACGGCGCGCCGCAAGGGGCTCGTCGTCACCGAGCTGCCGTTCACCGTCGGCCCGGAGAAGGTGATCGCCAAGATCAAGGACCTGGTCGGGGCGAAGAAGCTCCAGGGCATCGCCGACGTCAAGGACCTCACGGACCGTGAGCACGGCCTGCGTCTGGTCATCGAGATCAAGAACGGCTTCGTGCCGGAGGCCGTCCTGGAGCAGCTCTACAAGCTGACGCCGATGGAGGAGTCCTTCGGCATCAACAACGTGGCGCTGGTGGACGGCCAGCCGCTCACGCTGGGCCTCAAGGAGCTCCTGGAGGTCTACCTCGACCACCGCTTCGACGTCGTACGCCGCCGCAGCGAGTTCCGCCGCAGCAAGAAGCGCGACCGGCTGCACCTGGTCGAGGGCCTCCTCGTCGCCCTCCTGGACATCGACGAGGTCATCCGCCTCATCCGCTCCAGCGAGAACTCGGCGCAGGCCAAGGAGCGCCTGATCGAGCACTTCGCGCTGAGCGAGGTCCAGACGCAGTACATCCTGGACACGCCGCTGCGCCGCCTGACCAAGTTCGACCGTATCGAGCTGGAGTCGGAGCGCGACCGGCTCAACGGCGAGATCGACGAGCTGACCGGCATCCTGGATTCGGACGCGGAGCTGCGCAAGCTGGTCTCCGGCGAACTGGCCGCGGTGGCCAAGAAGTTCGGCACCGAGAGGCGCACCGTGCTCCTGGAGTCCGCGGGCGCCCCCGTCGCAGCGGTCCCGCTCCAGGTGGCGGACGACCCGTGCCGCGTCCTGCTGTCCTCGACGGGGCTGACGGCGCGCACGGTGAACGGTGCCCCCTTCGGGGAGGACACGGACGGCAGGCGCACGAAGCACGACGTGATCGTCTCCGCGGTGCCGGCGACGGCCCGCGGCGAGATCGGCGCGGTCATGTCCTCGGGCCGGTTGCTCCGCCTGAACGTGATCGACCTCCCGCAGCTGCCGGAGACGGCGGTGGCGCCCAACCTCTCCGGGGGCGCGCCGATCTCGGAGTTCCTGTCCTCCCTGGAGCCGGACGAGACGGTGGTCTGCCTGACGACGCTCGACGAGTCGTCGCCGGGCCTGGCGCTCGGCACGGAGCAGGGTGTCGTCAAGCGTGTGGTGCCCGACTACCCCTCGAACAAGGAGGAGTTGGAGGTCGTCACGCTCAAGGAAGGCGACCGGATCGTCGGCGCGGTCGAGCTGCGCACCGGCGAGGAGGACCTGGTCTTCATCACGGACGACGCTCAGTTGCTGCGCTACCAGGCCTCGCAGGTGCGCCCGCAGGGCCGCGCGGCGGGCGGCATGGCGGGCATCAAGCTCGCCGACGGCGCGAAGGTGATCTCCTTCACGGCGATCGACCCGGCGGTGGACGCGGTGGTGTTCACGGTGGCGGGCTCGCGCGGCACGCTGGACGACTCCGTCCAGACCACGGCCAAGCTGACCCCCTTCGACCAGTACCCGCGCAAGGGCCGCGCCACGGGTGGCGTGCGCTGCCAGCGGTTCCTGAAGGGCGAGGACTGCCTCGCGCTGGCCTGGGCCGGCGCGGCACCGGCGCGGGCGGCGCAGAAGAACGGCACGCCCGTCGAGCTGCCGGAGATCGACCCGCGCCGCGACGGTTCGGGCGTGTCCCTGACGAAGACGGTGGCGGTTTTGGCGGGCCCGGTGTAGGTCAGCCGACCGCTTCGAGGTCCTCGGGATCCCTGTCCTGTACGTAGCGAAGGACGCCCCACATGCTGTGCTCGTCGGCGTGTGGGGCGTCCTCTTCGCACGCCTCCAGCTCCTTGGTCAGAGCCGCCGTGTCGATGCCGGACCCGATGAGGACGAGCTGGGTGAGACGCGCCTCGGCGCGGGCCCAGGGCTCCGGCCAGAAGCGCAGGAACCGTCCGACGGCATGCACCGCGTACCGGTTGGCACTGTCCTGGACGCCGAAGTCGACGTACCCCTTGATGCGGTAGAGGCCCTCCGGCCTGCTGTCGAGGAAGTCCATCAACCGGCGGGGGTTGAGCGGCGCTTCGGAGGTGAAGGAGAGGGATTCATAGGCCGAGTGCAGGTGGTCGGTGTGGTCGTGCGCTTCATGATCATGGAGATCGTCGAAGGACAGCTGCCCAACGCGCTCCTCGCTCGGCCGGCAGTCGAAGAGGAACTCGGGGTCGATGCGGCCGTAGGTGGCGGGTACGACGGCGGCGCGGTCGGCCAGATCCCGGACGACGCGCAGCACACGCCCGCCGTCGTCGGCCCGGTCGGCCTTATTGACGACGACAAGATCCGCGAGGGCCAGGTGCCGGTCGATCTCGGGGTGCTTCTCGCGCGTACCGTCGAACTCGGCCGCGTCGACAACCTCGACGAGCCCCCCGTAGACGACCCTCGGATGCTCGCTGGCGAGCACCATCCGCACCAGCTCCTGCGGCTCGGCGAGCCCGCTCGCCTCGATGACGATGACGTCGATGCCGGCCGAGGGCTGGGCGAGCCGCTCCAGATAGACGTCGAGCTCACTCGCGTCGACGGCACAGCACAGACACCCGTTCCCCAGCGAAACGGTGGAATCCCCCAGCGCTCCCGCCACCGCCATGGCGTCGATCTCGATCGCGCCGAAGTCGTTGACGATGGCTCCGATCCGGCTGCCTCCGCTGCGGTGCAGCAGGTGATTGAGGAGTGTGGTCTTACCGGAGCCCAGGAATCCGGCGAGGACGACGACCGGGATCTGCTGTGGACTCTGCTGACTCAACGTGCGCCCTCTCTGAACCGTCGCGTACACCGGCTCACGGACCGGCTCCTGTACGAGGGCGGCTCACGCACGGGCACTCGTACGAGGAATGAATGCCGACCCAGCATACGAGCGGGA
This genomic interval from Streptomyces dengpaensis contains the following:
- a CDS encoding DNA gyrase/topoisomerase IV subunit A gives rise to the protein MARRSTKTPPDDSYEEKILDIDVVDEMQGSFLEYAYSVIYSRALPDARDGLKPVHRRIVYQMNEMGLRRDRGYVKCARVIGEVMGKLHPHGDASIYDALVRLAQPFSMRLPLVDGHGNFGSLGNDDPPAAMRYTECRMADATSLMTESIDEDTVDFTPNYDGQEQEPVALPAAFPNLLVNGASGIAVGMATNMPPHNLSEVIAAARHLIRHPGADLETLMKHIPGPDLPTGGRIVGLSGIRDAYEKGRGTFKIRATVAVETVTARRKGLVVTELPFTVGPEKVIAKIKDLVGAKKLQGIADVKDLTDREHGLRLVIEIKNGFVPEAVLEQLYKLTPMEESFGINNVALVDGQPLTLGLKELLEVYLDHRFDVVRRRSEFRRSKKRDRLHLVEGLLVALLDIDEVIRLIRSSENSAQAKERLIEHFALSEVQTQYILDTPLRRLTKFDRIELESERDRLNGEIDELTGILDSDAELRKLVSGELAAVAKKFGTERRTVLLESAGAPVAAVPLQVADDPCRVLLSSTGLTARTVNGAPFGEDTDGRRTKHDVIVSAVPATARGEIGAVMSSGRLLRLNVIDLPQLPETAVAPNLSGGAPISEFLSSLEPDETVVCLTTLDESSPGLALGTEQGVVKRVVPDYPSNKEELEVVTLKEGDRIVGAVELRTGEEDLVFITDDAQLLRYQASQVRPQGRAAGGMAGIKLADGAKVISFTAIDPAVDAVVFTVAGSRGTLDDSVQTTAKLTPFDQYPRKGRATGGVRCQRFLKGEDCLALAWAGAAPARAAQKNGTPVELPEIDPRRDGSGVSLTKTVAVLAGPV
- a CDS encoding CobW family GTP-binding protein; the protein is MSQQSPQQIPVVVLAGFLGSGKTTLLNHLLHRSGGSRIGAIVNDFGAIEIDAMAVAGALGDSTVSLGNGCLCCAVDASELDVYLERLAQPSAGIDVIVIEASGLAEPQELVRMVLASEHPRVVYGGLVEVVDAAEFDGTREKHPEIDRHLALADLVVVNKADRADDGGRVLRVVRDLADRAAVVPATYGRIDPEFLFDCRPSEERVGQLSFDDLHDHEAHDHTDHLHSAYESLSFTSEAPLNPRRLMDFLDSRPEGLYRIKGYVDFGVQDSANRYAVHAVGRFLRFWPEPWARAEARLTQLVLIGSGIDTAALTKELEACEEDAPHADEHSMWGVLRYVQDRDPEDLEAVG